A genomic segment from Pistricoccus aurantiacus encodes:
- the pncB gene encoding nicotinate phosphoribosyltransferase, producing MAVTYRTQEPIITSLLDTDWYKLTMMQGVHHKYPNASVTWEFRCRNAEDLRPYLGEIRSQIDRLASLKLTEEESLYLSTFPYLSPDFIRFLELYRFRPEYVDVCMENDELCIFIDGPWSHSILFEIVILAIISEVRNRALYPDVTIDQAITQLRGKLGDLRRNYTQEQLTGFNLADFGTRRRLSRSVQEAIVGVLEKEFPGNFVGTSNVDIARRHGIAPMGTMAHEWIMAHQQLGSRLVDSQRAALEAWVQEYRGYLGVALTDTITLDAFLHDFDLYFAKLFDGLRHDSGDPIAFAEKCIKHYQRLGIDPRTKTLIFSDSLTFDKSMRIKSALEGRIRTSFGIGTSLTCDVPGVTPMNIVIKMVSCNGQPVAKISDAPGKTTSRNEEYVHYLKSVFEVTH from the coding sequence ATGGCGGTTACCTACCGCACGCAGGAGCCCATCATTACCTCGCTGCTGGATACGGACTGGTACAAGCTCACCATGATGCAAGGTGTACACCACAAGTACCCCAACGCCAGCGTGACCTGGGAGTTTCGCTGCCGCAACGCCGAGGATCTACGCCCCTATCTCGGCGAAATTCGCAGCCAGATCGATCGACTGGCGTCCCTCAAGCTGACGGAAGAAGAATCCCTCTATCTCAGTACCTTTCCCTATCTGTCGCCGGACTTCATTCGCTTTCTCGAACTGTATCGGTTTCGCCCGGAATACGTGGATGTCTGCATGGAAAACGATGAGCTATGCATTTTCATCGATGGCCCCTGGTCCCACAGCATTCTCTTCGAGATCGTGATTCTGGCGATCATCAGCGAAGTGCGTAATCGCGCGCTTTACCCTGACGTCACCATCGATCAAGCGATAACGCAGTTACGTGGCAAGCTTGGTGACCTTCGCCGCAACTATACCCAGGAGCAGCTGACGGGATTCAACCTGGCGGATTTCGGCACCCGACGACGGCTGTCGCGCTCGGTACAGGAAGCGATCGTCGGAGTGCTGGAAAAAGAGTTTCCCGGCAACTTCGTCGGTACCAGCAACGTGGATATCGCCCGCCGGCACGGTATCGCACCCATGGGCACCATGGCCCACGAATGGATCATGGCCCATCAGCAGCTAGGCAGCCGCCTGGTGGACAGCCAGCGGGCGGCGCTTGAAGCCTGGGTTCAGGAATATCGCGGTTATCTCGGGGTGGCATTGACGGATACCATCACCCTGGACGCTTTCCTGCATGATTTCGATCTGTACTTCGCCAAGCTGTTCGACGGTCTTCGCCATGACAGCGGCGACCCGATAGCCTTCGCTGAAAAATGCATCAAGCATTATCAGCGTCTGGGCATCGATCCTCGCACCAAGACGCTGATCTTCAGCGACTCCCTGACCTTCGACAAGTCCATGCGGATCAAGTCCGCCCTGGAAGGACGCATCAGGACCAGTTTCGGTATCGGTACCAGCCTGACCTGCGACGTGCCCGGGGTCACGCCAATGAACATCGTCATCAAGATGGTCTCCTGCAACGGCCAGCCGGTGGCCAAGATATCCGATGCGCCGGGCAAGACCACGAGCCGGAATGAAGAGTACGTGCATTATCTCAAGAGCGTGTTCGAGGTAACGCACTGA
- a CDS encoding MOSC domain-containing protein yields the protein MTARIPYLSALYRYPIKSTAYQQVAKAWVGEEGLEGDRRFMIARPDGVFLTARTHPRLQQIQTWLQKDGILLQHPGQTPLALPYAELEKRPFVTQVWSDSFEALTTNAAANRWCEAVLGEPVRLLWMDKRSPRYRQAIGKRVSFADGYPLMLIGQGSLEDLNGRTERRHVMAQFRPNLVVEGIEAFAEDQWRRLRIGEVELAVSKPCTRCAMISVDPATGTFIEGREPLRTLAGYRRGLTGQVEFGQNLIVLTGGELEVGMSVEVLA from the coding sequence ATGACTGCCCGCATCCCTTATCTTTCCGCGCTTTATCGCTATCCCATCAAATCCACCGCCTATCAGCAGGTCGCCAAGGCGTGGGTCGGCGAGGAAGGACTCGAGGGGGATCGCCGTTTCATGATCGCGAGACCGGACGGGGTATTTCTGACCGCTCGCACACATCCGCGTCTGCAGCAGATCCAGACCTGGCTGCAGAAAGACGGTATTCTTCTGCAGCATCCGGGGCAGACGCCTTTGGCGCTACCCTACGCGGAGCTTGAAAAGAGGCCCTTTGTCACTCAGGTATGGAGCGACAGCTTCGAGGCGCTGACCACCAACGCGGCGGCGAATCGCTGGTGCGAAGCGGTGCTGGGAGAGCCCGTGAGACTGTTGTGGATGGACAAGCGCTCACCGCGCTATCGCCAGGCTATCGGCAAGCGGGTGAGCTTTGCCGACGGCTACCCGCTGATGCTGATCGGCCAAGGTTCTCTTGAAGATCTCAACGGTCGAACCGAACGCCGGCATGTCATGGCCCAGTTTCGTCCCAACCTGGTCGTCGAAGGCATCGAGGCTTTTGCCGAGGATCAGTGGCGGCGCCTGCGTATCGGTGAGGTGGAGCTTGCAGTCAGCAAACCCTGCACGCGCTGTGCGATGATCAGCGTGGATCCCGCCACCGGTACCTTTATAGAAGGGCGCGAGCCGCTGCGCACGCTGGCCGGCTATCGGCGCGGTCTTACCGGCCAGGTGGAGTTCGGCCAGAATCTGATCGTGCTCACCGGCGGCGAACTCGAGGTCGGCATGTCGGTGGAAGTGCTGGCCTGA